Genomic segment of Bacteroides stercoris ATCC 43183:
AGATAATATCTATCTTTGCACGCTCGAAAGAGAAAAGAATTATCAACTTTTTAATTAAACACTATGTATTTAGACGCTGCTAAAAAGCAAGAAATCTTCGGCAAATACGGGAAGTCTAACACTGATACTGGCTCAGCAGAGGCCCAGATAGCTTTGTTTTCATACCGTATTGCTCATCTGACTGAGCATATGAAGCTCAACAGAAAGGATTATAGTACAGAAAGAGCCTTGACAATGTTGGTAGGTAAGCGCCGCGCGCTGTTGAACTACCTGAAAGACCGCGACATCAACAGATATCGTGCCATTGTTCAGGAACTCGGCTTGCGTAAGTAATTTACTTGCGGTAAACTTATTAAAGCGGCGGTATTTTCCAATGAGAATACCGCCGTTTTACTTTTATCACAGTCTTCCCTGTACAGGGGTTTTAAAAGCCTATTACAATTGTACCTTATAGAGTACGTGCTCTTTCAGCAGATGCCCGTCGGGCACTGCAGGGTGCATAAAATTCTTTTCAAATTCCATCCCTATCTTCTGCATCACCCGTTGCGAACGTTTATTGGTCAGCGAAGTAAAAGCCCGGACCATAGAAAACGGAAGATTCTCCTTAGCATAAGCCAGACATGACTTCGCTGCTTCGGTAGCATACCCCCGACCCCAATATTCCTGCTTCAATCGCCACAGTATCTCAATACCCGGAGCAAAGTCCACATCAAACATAAAGTTATGAAAGCCCGTAAACCCCACAAAGGCTCCATCGGACTTCTGCTCGATGGCATATCCGCCATATCCGTACTGAAGAAACTCATTCCTGACAGTATCAAAAAGATTGCGCGACTCTTCCCCGGACAAAGGATGCAGAAAGAACTCCATGACAGACGGATTCCCGTTCATCTCTGCGAAAGGAACGAAGTCTTCTTCTTTCCAATCGCGCAATATCAAACGGGGAGTTTCAATATATACCATACTTAATAATCTTTATTCTCATACAAAAATACTGAATCCGTTTTACTTCTCAAAAACATTATCTTTATCTTTGTTGATACCTAAAACCAAACAACGATGAAAACAGCTAAATTAATTCTATTATGTTTGTCGGGAATGCTTGCCATGCAGTCCGCAACAGCACAAAGCCGGAGTGAAAAGAAAGCACAGACCGAACGTAACGTCAGGGAAGCGATAAATGCCGATCACTACAAAATCAACGTAGACTATATGCAACCCATGAAAGGTCGCAGCCGCGCCCTGACATCCGACTACTCCATCGAAATCAGGAATGACTCCGTCTTTTCTTACCTGCCCTACTTCGGAGTGGCATACAATGTACCTTACGGCGGCGGGAAGGGATTGATATTTAATGCCCCGATAACCGGATACAGGAAAGAAAGCCTCAAAAAAGGAAAAACCCGGATTGATTTCAAAACCGGCAACGAAGAAGATAAATATGAATACAGCCTTACTATCTATTCCGACGGTTCGGCCAACATACATATCCAGCCGATGAACAGACAGGCCATTTCATACTCCGGAGAGTTGGATATAAAAGAGTAAGGAACCTCTATCAGGCTTCATGCAATCATAAACCATACGTCTGCGAATATCACTCTTGCTCTGAGAAAGCCGGAATAGCGATGGCATACAGACAAAATCTCCTGTACACCTGCAAAGACCATAAGCAAACTTTTCGTCATAGAATGTTGCACCAAGTAAAAGAATATCTTATTTTTGCAATTTACAGCTATTAATCATAACCTTTTAGACTGAAAATACTATCAAATTATGGATACAAGTAAGATTGTAGGAGAAAAAATCAAATCACTCCGCGAAAGCCAGTCCATCAGCATGGAAGAGCTGGCGCAACGTTCGGGGCTCGCCATCGAACAAATCGAACGCATCGAAAACAATATCGACCTGCCTTCATTGGCTCCGCTCATCAAAATAGCCCGCGTACTGGGCGTGCGTCTCGGCACATTCCTTGACGACCAGGACGAGAACGGTCCTGTGGTATGCCGCAAGTCGGAAGCAAAGGACAGCATCAGCTTCTCCAACAACGCTATCCACTCGCGCAAACACATGGAGTACCACTCTCTTTCCAAATCAAAAGCAGACCGCCACATGGAGCCGTTCATCATTGACGTAGCTCCCACGGACGACAGCGATTTCGTTCTTTCCTCACACGAAGGCGAAGAATTCATCATGGTTATGGAAGGAACCATGGAAATCAGCTACGGCAAGCACACCTACCTGCTCGAAGAAGGGGACAGCATCTACTACGATTCCATCGTACCGCACCATGTACACGCCTATGAAGGACAGGCAGCCAAAATACTGGCAGTAATTTATACACCAATCTGATAAGTATAAGGCATAAGGGAGTGTGTCAAAATACACTTGATGATTTCTTTTAGGCACGGATTACACGGATTCTACGGAAACACAGATTTTCTTTGTTCTTTTTCCGTGAAATCCGTGTAATCCGTGCCTAAAAAGAAACAAACGGCAAGCGAATTTTAGTTTTGACATACCCTCTTATATTTCATACTTCATACGTTAATTAGCATCGTTATGTTATACGAAAGAACGCTTGGCCAATGGCTGGAGCATTGGGCCACAACTACACCTGACAAAGAATACATTGTTTACTCCGACCGTAATCTGCGCTTCACCTGGAGCCAGTTCAACCGCAGAGTGGACGACATGGCAAAAGGACTTATCGCTATCGGCGTGGAACGGGGAACACACGTCGGCATCTGGGCGGCAAACGTACCGGACTGGCTGACATTGCTGTATGCCTGCGCCAAAATAGGCGCCGTTTATGTAACGGTAAACACCAACTATAAACAAGCCGAACTGGAGTACCTGTGCGAGAATTCGGATATGCACACGCTCTGTATCGTCAACGGCGAGAAAGACAGCGACTTCGTGCAGATGACCTACACCATGCTGCCTGAACTGAAAACCTGCCAGCGCGGACATCTGAAAAGCGAGCGCTTCCCTTATATGAAGAATGTAATCTACGTAGGGCAGGAAAAGCACAGAGGAATGTACAACACTTCCGAAATTCTGCTTTTAGGCGACAACGTGGAAGACACCCGTCTGAATGAGCTCAAAAGTCGGGTAAGTTGCCACGACGTAGTAAACATGCAGTACACTTCGGGCACTACCGGATTCCCGAAAGGGGTAATGCTTACCCACTACAACATCACTAACAACGGTTTCCTCACCGGCGAGCATATGAAATTCACCGCCGCTGACAAACTCTGCTGTTGCGTCCCCCTGTTCCACTGCTTCGGCGTGGTGCTTGCCACAATGAACTGCCTTACCCACGGCTGTACACAAGTCATGGTGGAACGCTTCAACCCGTTGGTGGTGCTTGCATCCATCCACAAAGAACGATGCACCGCACTCTACGGCGTACCCACAATGTTCATAGCCGAGTTGCACCATCCGATGTTCGACCTGTTCGATATGTCCAGCCTGCGCACGGGTATCATGGCCGGCTCTCTCTGCCCCGTCGAGCTGATGAAGCAGGTAGAGGAAAAGATGTACATGAAAGTAACCAGCGTTTACGGCCTAACGGAAGCCGCTCCCGGCATGACCGCCACGCGAATAGACGACTCGTTCGATGTACGTTGCAACACCGTAGGACGCGACTTTGAGCATACCGAAGTGAAAGTCATCGACCCGGAAACCGGCGAAGAGTGCCCGGTAGGCGTGCAGGGTGAAATGTGCAACCGCGGTTACAACACCATGAAAGGATATTATAAGAATCCGCAGGCCACAGCCGAGGTCATCGACAAGAACGGTTTTCTGCACTCCGGAGACTTGGGCGTAAAAGACGAGGACGGCAACTACCGCATCACCGGACGTATCAAAGACATGATTATCCGCGGCGGTGAAAATATCTATCCGCGCGAAATCGAAGAGTTTCTCTATCAACTGGAAGGCGTCAAGGATGTGCAGGTAGCCGGCATCCCTTCCAAGAAGTACGGCGAAGCGGTCGGCGCATTCATTATCCGGCACGAGGGGGCAGACCTGCACGAATCGGATGTACGCGACTTCTGCATCGGCAAGATTTCCCGTTACAAGATTCCCAAATATATTTTCTTTGTAAAAGAGTTCCCCATGACAGGAAGCGGCAAGATACAGAAATTCAAGCTGAAAGACATAGGGCTGCAACTTTGCAAGGAGCAAGGAATAGAAATTATTTAAGCAGTTAGGAGTAAACCAAGTAAATATGGGGAATTAGCTTATACTATCTGTCATTCAGAGCATCGCAAAGAAGCTCTGAATGACAGATACTCTTAACATAAATGTATTTTTCAACATTCATTCAACCACTCACTCCGCTTTCTCGGGGTAGTTCATATTCTCTTCCGTCATCTGTTCCAGCACTTCATGCAAATACTTGGCAGACTCCCATTTTGCCATGGGCAGGTCGTGGAGCAGGTAATTGCCGCAATCCTGCGGAGCAGCACCGGGAACTTCGCCCTCATATCCGGCAACAAAGCGGAACGTATCCTGCATCAGCGGTACGATGTCCTGCGGCTGCAAATCGCCTTTCATCAGCAGATAATTGCCGGTAAGGCAGCCCATGGGGCCCCAATAGATAATCTTGTCCTGCCATTGCGGTTCATTGCGCAGGTAAGTGGCAGCCAGATGCTCGATAGTGTGCAGGGCGCCTTGTCCCAATGCCGGTTCGCGGTTGGGCTCTTTCATACGAATATCAAAAGTCGTGATGACTTCTCCGTTCACTTCATCCTTGCGCGATACGTAAATACCGCGCAGCAAACGGATGTGATCGATGGTAAAGCTGGGTATTTTCTTCATAAGTTATAAGTTGTGAGTTATGAGTTATAAGTTGTCGGGCAGGGTGGAAAGGAAAGTCCATGTCGTAAGGAAAGAACGTTCCGCCATCGTACCCCAAAAATCGGCATATTGCGAAGAGTGGTCTTCCACGCCCGGCGTATCGCTGATGATACGGAAGCTGAGGAAAGGAATGCCGTACAGATAGCAGGTCTGCGCAATGGCAGCGGACTCCATATCGACAGCCAGTCCAGCCGGGAAGCGGCGTTTGATGGCATCCAGCTCTGTGCGGTTGGTGATAAACCGGTCGCCGGTACATATCAGTCCGCTATGAATACGGCTTTCCAATCCGGTCTTGTTCAGAGACAAAGCATGTTCCAAAAGCGGGGCGCACCCCTTGTACACTGCAGGCAATCCCTGCACCTGACCGTACTCGTTACCGTCACCGCACCATACATCGTGGTACGCCAGAGAGTCGCTCGCCACTACATCCGTCACCTTGAGACAAGCGTCGATGCCGCCCGCCACACCGGTACTCACAATGCAGTCCGGGGCAAAACGGCGTATCAGCTCCGTAGCTCCAACCGCCGCATTCACCTTACCGATGCCGCATTGCGTAAGTATCACGCGGTTGCTGCCAAGCATACCTTCCACATAGTGCAGATTACCGTAATCCGCTACCTTCTTCTCCTGTAAACGTTCCGCCAGTTGGCGGTGTTCGCTATCCATTGCACTGATAACACCTATCGTCATGCTTACCGATTTCCAAATTTCAGATTTATGAATTATATGATTTAGGGAAGGCAAAGGTACGATATTTCAGCAGATTTATCTATCCAACTGGTGCATAAATCAATATTTATGTATAAGTTTGCCGCTGAAATTCAGATTAGGAGTCAAGGGAGTCGACTCCTCACCCTTTCGGCTCCCCCACATAAACCATAACCCAGCAAAGATGATAAAGAAGATTCTTCCCGACTTAATTGCCATCCTGGCATTCGTCCTGATTTCTTTCGCCTACTTTTTTCCGGCGGATATAGAAGGACGTATTCTGTTCCAGCACGACACCGCCGCCGGAGCCGGCGCCGGACAAGAAGCCAAAGAGTATTACGAACAGACAGGCGAACGCACCCGCTGGACCAATTCCCTTTTCGGCGGAATGCCTACCTACCAGATATCCCCGTCCTACGACTCTACCGTACCGCTGCAATGGACACAGAAAATATACCAGCTCTTCCTGCCCACCTACGTCAACCTGACGTTTATCCTGATGCTGGGCTTCTACATCCTGCTGCGGGCATTCGGCATACCGGCATGGCTGGCAGGCTTGGGCGGCATCATGTGGGCCTTCTCGTCCTACTTCTTCATTCTGATTTCGGCGGGACACATCTGGAAGTTCATCACCCTTGCCTACATCCCGCCCACAATAGCGGGCATCGTGCTCGCCTACCGGGGCAAGCTGCTGGCAGGCGGCATACTCACAGCCTTCTTCATCGCCCTGCAAATCATGTCCAACCATGTGCAGATGTCCTACTACTTCCTGTTCGTCATCCTGTTCATCGCAGGAGCATACTTTGAAGATGCGTGGCGCAACAAGACGCTTCCCCGGTTCTTCAAGGCAAGCGCCGTACTGCTGGTTGCCGCCCTTATCGGTGTGGCCGCCAACCTTTCCAACCTCTACCACACCTATACGTACAGCAAGGAAACCATGCGCGGCAAGAGCGAGCTGGTACAGACCGGTGATGCTGCCAAGCAAACCAGCAGCGGACTGGACCGCGACTACATCACCAACTGGAGCTATGGCATCGACGAAACCTGGACGCTCCTCGTTCCCAACTTCAAAGGCGGTTCCTCCTCCGCCCCCCTCAGCCAGAGCGAAACCGCCATGGAAAAGGCCAACCCGATGTACGGGAGTCTGTACAACTCATTCCCGCAGTACTTCGGCAGCCAGCCCTGGACCGCCGGCCCCGTCTATGTGGGCGCATTCGTACTGTTCCTCTTCGTGCTGGGCTGCTTTATCGTAAAAGGCCCGCTGAAATGGGCGTTGCTGGGAGCAACCTTCTTCTCCATCGTCCTGGCATGGGGCAAGAACTTCATGCCGCTGACGGACTTCTTCATCGATTACGTCCCGATGTACAATAAGTTCCGCGCCGTATCATCCATCCTCGTCATAGCGGAATTCACCATTCCCCTGCTGGCAATCTTTGCCTTGAAGCGCGTGTTGGAAGAACCCGGAATATGGAAAGCGAACAAGAAAGCGTTCGGCATCAGCCTTGCGCTGACCGCCGGTGTAGCCCTGCTGCTTACCGTAGCGCCGGGTAGCCTCGGCTCCGGCTTCGTGCCCGCACAAGAAGCGCAGATGCTGCAAAATGCCGTCGACCAGCAGATGATACCCGCCAACGAGCTGTCCGGCATCCTCGCCAATCTCTCAGAAATGCGGGGTGCGCTTGTCAGCGCCGACGCATTGCGGAGCTTCATCATCATCTGCATCGGATGCGCACTGCTTTGGCTCCACGCGGCAGGCAAGCTGCGCCGGTCACTGACCGTTGCAGGCATCACGGTTCTCTGCCTTGTAGATATGTGGAGTGTAAACAAACGCTACCTGCACGACGAGCAGTTCGTGCCCCGTTCCATCCAAACGGAAACGTTCAGCAAAACCAAGACCGACGAACTCATCCTGCAGGACAAAAGCCCGGACTACCGCGTACTGAACTTTGCAACCGATGCCTTCAACGAGAACAACACTTCCTACTGGCATAAGAACATAGGCGGATACCATGCCGCCAAACTGCGTCGCTACCAGGAACTGATAGAACGCCACATCTCTCCCGAAATGCAGGCTGCCTATCAAGCGATAGCCGCCGCAGGCGGAGAAATGGACAGTGTGGACGCCTCCAAGTTCCGCGTACTGAACATGCTGAACACGAAGTACTTCATCCTCCCCTCCGGACAGCAGGGACAGACCGTTCCCGTCCTCAACCCTTATGCCAACGGCAACGCCTGGTTTGTGAAGAACGTGCAATACGTAAACAATGCCAATGAGGAGATTGATGCGCTCAAAACCATCCTTCCCACCGAAACCGCTGTTGTCGATGCCCGCTTCAAGAATATGCTGAAAGGGATTTCAGAGGCTCATAAAGACAGCCTTTCCTCCATTCGCCTGACAAGTTACGAACCCAACCGCCTGGTTTACGAAACGGAAAACGCGGGAGACGGCATCGCCGTATTCTCCGAGATATACTACCCGAACGGCTGGCAAGTAACCATTGACGGGAAACCTGCCGGACTGGGACGTGCGGATTATGTACTGCGCGCCTTGTATATTCCTGCCGGCAAGCATACCGTCGAGATGCGCTTCGACCCCAAAAGCCTGCATGTAACGGAAGGCATCGCCTACGGAGCATTGGCGCTGCTGGTTATCGGAGTGGCAGCCGTTGCGCTGATTGCACGCAAAAAAGCGCAAGAATAGGTAGAATCTACGGGGCAACCGGATTCATCCACATTCAATATAACAGAGTAATACGTCTTTCTCTCTATAGCGGTACGCTTTTCCTCACAGCCTTATAACAAAGATATACAGAGGAAAATCAGGTATTGCTATAGAGAGAATTCTTTTTTCTCAGGAAGAACATCGGATGTTGACTACTGTCAACAGCCCGGTTGACAATAGCCCGCCGATCCGTTGACAGCAGTAAACAGCTCTGTTGACAGTAGTCAACACCTGATGTTCCCAGTGGCCGAAACGAATGCCCTACGGATGAAAATACAATCCTGCAACGTCATAAATCAGATTCTCCTACAAGGAAAAGAATGAAAAAAATGGTATAAATCACCGGCAGAACGATATATTTCAGTAACTTTGCTTTTCAAATCAAAAAAACGATAGAGTATGGAAACTACCAGACAGAACAAAATAGCCCGTTTGCTCCAAAAGGAATTAAGCGACATCTTCCTGTTGCAAACCAAATCGATGCCCGGTATACTGATTTCGGTCAGCGCCGTACGCATCAGTCCCGATATGAGCGTGGCACGCGCCTACCTCAGCGTTTTCCCCTCTGAACGGAGCGAAGAAATCATCAAGAACGTCAATGCCAACATGAAGTCCATCCGCTTTGAACTGGGAACCCGCGTACGCCACCAACTGCGCATCATTCCCGAACTGAAGTTCTTCGTGGACGACTCGCTGGATTATCTGGAAAGAATCGATGAACTACTGAAATAGTGGTTAATCCCCAACCATGAATCTTCCTTTTTTTATAGCCCGCCGTTATCTCTTCTCTAAGAAGAAGCATAATGCCATTAATATTATATCCGGCATCTCGGTGTGCGGGGTGGCGTTGGCTACATTGGCGTTGGTGTGCACATTGTCCGTATTCAACGGATTTCAGGATATGGTAGCGGGGTTCTTCACGGCTTTCGACCCGGAGTTGAAAATCACCGTTCGGGAAGGAAAGGTGTTCGACCCGCTCGAATCGCGCGTGCAGCAAGTACGCGCCCTGCCCGAAATAGATGTATGGACGGAGACGCTGGAAGAAAACGCAATGGTGCAGTACAAGGATCGCCAGGCAATGGCGGTTATCAAAGGCGTGGAGGATAACTTCGAGCAACTGACATCCATAGACAGCCTGCTGTACGGTACGGGGAAGTTCATTTTGAACGATTCCGTTGTGGACTACGGCTTTATGGGTGTGGAGCTGGTGTCCGAACTGGGCACGGGACTTCAGTTTGTCGACCCGTTGCGAGTGTATGCACCTAAAAGGAATGTACGTGTCAACATCGCCAATCCGTCGGCGGCTTTCAACCAGGATTATCTGTTCTCGCCGGGAGCGGTGTTTGTTGTCAACCAGCAGAAATACGACTCACGCTATATCCTCACATCGTTGGGCTTTGCCCGGCGGCTGTTCAATTATGACACGGAAGTTTCCGCCATCGAACTGAAACTGAAACCGGGCAGCAACACCGATGCCGTGCAGAAGAAAATGGAACGCATCCTGGGCGACCGCTTCATCGTGCAAAACCGCTACGAGCAGCAAGCGGATGTATTCCGTATCATGGAGATTGAGAAACTCATCTCCTACCTGTTCCTTACCTTTATACTTACAATTGCCTGCTTCAATGTTATCGGTTCGCTGTCCATGCTGATACTGGATAAGCGCGAGGATACGGAGACGCTGCGCAATCTGGGCGCCGACGACCGGCTGATAGCCCGCATCTTCCTTTTTGAAGGGCGGCTGATTTCGGTGTTCGGAGCAATTGCCGGGATTGTATTGGGGCTGCTGCTGTGTTTCCTGCAACAACGCTTCGGACTTATATCGCTGGGCGGCGGCAACGGAAGTTTTGTAGTGGACGCCTATCCGGTGAGCGTGCATGCAACGGACATCATACTGGTATTCGTAACGGTTATCACCGTAGGGTTCCTCTCGGTGTGGTATCCTGTGCGGTACTTGAGCAAGCGGTTGCTTAAAAAATAAAAGCATCCTCCCCCTTCACCCGCAGAATCCCATGAACAGTATGATGCAAAGGAATTGTGAAGGGTGAAGGGGGAGGATGCAAACTTTTTATTTCTTACGTATAATCGTCAGTCCGTCGCGCAACGGCAGTATAACTTTCTCCACCCGATTATCTGCGGCAACCAGATCATTGAAAGCCTTTATCCCGATGGTCTGCAAGTCCGTGCGATGCGGTTGCTCTTCAAGAACGTGCCCGTCCCACAAGGTATTGTCGGCAATGATATAACCGCCGTCCGAAAGGCGTGCCAATACCATCTCGTAATAATCGATGTAACGGCGCTTATCACCGTCGATGAAAGCAAGGTCGAAAGTGATGTCCAGCCGGGGAACAAGTTCCAAAGCATTACCTATATAGAACTTTATCTTATTGGCATAGGGTGAGTTCTCCAGCCACGGACGGGTAAAGTCTTCCTGCTCGTCATTGATTTCAAACGTATGCAGCATTCCGTTGTCCGGCAACCCCTCTGCCATGCAAAGTGCGGAGTATCCGCTATATGTCCCGATCTCCAACACCTGACGGGGACGTATCATCCTGACAAACATCTTGAGCATACGCCCCTGCAAATGTCCCGAAGCCATGCGGGGATAAAGCAACTTGAGGTGCGTATCGCGATAAAGAGCCTTCAGATAGTCGCCCTCTTCATCGATGTGTTGCAGGATATATTCGTCTAAAGTCATATAAATTGAGAATTGAGAACTAAAAAACAAATGTCTGCCAGCGGACTGTCATTTTTTAATTCTCAATTTATAATTTTACAAGTATCTGTTACTGTTCGGAAGTACACTGTCTTCAGCATGTTTCAGGGCATCTTCCACTACGTTGATTTCGAGGAAGGATGTTTGCGTACCGGCCTTACCGCTACTCAGATAGCCCACCATGTCGGTAGGTTGCAGACGGCCTTCCTGAAGCAGGCGGCGGAGAGCGGCGAAGTAGTATTCCTGTCCGTTGGCAAGTTCGGGCATGTAGATGGCTTCTACACCGTATGAAAGCGCCAGGTGACGCATGGTCTTTTCCTTATAGCAGATGGCGAGCACCGGGTATTTGCCGCGGAATGCAGCAAGGTTGCGGGCAGTGCGGCCGCTGTAACTGTCGGTGATGATGGCGCGAATCTT
This window contains:
- a CDS encoding YfhO family protein — translated: MIKKILPDLIAILAFVLISFAYFFPADIEGRILFQHDTAAGAGAGQEAKEYYEQTGERTRWTNSLFGGMPTYQISPSYDSTVPLQWTQKIYQLFLPTYVNLTFILMLGFYILLRAFGIPAWLAGLGGIMWAFSSYFFILISAGHIWKFITLAYIPPTIAGIVLAYRGKLLAGGILTAFFIALQIMSNHVQMSYYFLFVILFIAGAYFEDAWRNKTLPRFFKASAVLLVAALIGVAANLSNLYHTYTYSKETMRGKSELVQTGDAAKQTSSGLDRDYITNWSYGIDETWTLLVPNFKGGSSSAPLSQSETAMEKANPMYGSLYNSFPQYFGSQPWTAGPVYVGAFVLFLFVLGCFIVKGPLKWALLGATFFSIVLAWGKNFMPLTDFFIDYVPMYNKFRAVSSILVIAEFTIPLLAIFALKRVLEEPGIWKANKKAFGISLALTAGVALLLTVAPGSLGSGFVPAQEAQMLQNAVDQQMIPANELSGILANLSEMRGALVSADALRSFIIICIGCALLWLHAAGKLRRSLTVAGITVLCLVDMWSVNKRYLHDEQFVPRSIQTETFSKTKTDELILQDKSPDYRVLNFATDAFNENNTSYWHKNIGGYHAAKLRRYQELIERHISPEMQAAYQAIAAAGGEMDSVDASKFRVLNMLNTKYFILPSGQQGQTVPVLNPYANGNAWFVKNVQYVNNANEEIDALKTILPTETAVVDARFKNMLKGISEAHKDSLSSIRLTSYEPNRLVYETENAGDGIAVFSEIYYPNGWQVTIDGKPAGLGRADYVLRALYIPAGKHTVEMRFDPKSLHVTEGIAYGALALLVIGVAAVALIARKKAQE
- a CDS encoding helix-turn-helix domain-containing protein, translating into MDTSKIVGEKIKSLRESQSISMEELAQRSGLAIEQIERIENNIDLPSLAPLIKIARVLGVRLGTFLDDQDENGPVVCRKSEAKDSISFSNNAIHSRKHMEYHSLSKSKADRHMEPFIIDVAPTDDSDFVLSSHEGEEFIMVMEGTMEISYGKHTYLLEEGDSIYYDSIVPHHVHAYEGQAAKILAVIYTPI
- a CDS encoding FtsX-like permease family protein → MNLPFFIARRYLFSKKKHNAINIISGISVCGVALATLALVCTLSVFNGFQDMVAGFFTAFDPELKITVREGKVFDPLESRVQQVRALPEIDVWTETLEENAMVQYKDRQAMAVIKGVEDNFEQLTSIDSLLYGTGKFILNDSVVDYGFMGVELVSELGTGLQFVDPLRVYAPKRNVRVNIANPSAAFNQDYLFSPGAVFVVNQQKYDSRYILTSLGFARRLFNYDTEVSAIELKLKPGSNTDAVQKKMERILGDRFIVQNRYEQQADVFRIMEIEKLISYLFLTFILTIACFNVIGSLSMLILDKREDTETLRNLGADDRLIARIFLFEGRLISVFGAIAGIVLGLLLCFLQQRFGLISLGGGNGSFVVDAYPVSVHATDIILVFVTVITVGFLSVWYPVRYLSKRLLKK
- a CDS encoding S-ribosylhomocysteine lyase, with product MKKIPSFTIDHIRLLRGIYVSRKDEVNGEVITTFDIRMKEPNREPALGQGALHTIEHLAATYLRNEPQWQDKIIYWGPMGCLTGNYLLMKGDLQPQDIVPLMQDTFRFVAGYEGEVPGAAPQDCGNYLLHDLPMAKWESAKYLHEVLEQMTEENMNYPEKAE
- a CDS encoding O-methyltransferase translates to MTLDEYILQHIDEEGDYLKALYRDTHLKLLYPRMASGHLQGRMLKMFVRMIRPRQVLEIGTYSGYSALCMAEGLPDNGMLHTFEINDEQEDFTRPWLENSPYANKIKFYIGNALELVPRLDITFDLAFIDGDKRRYIDYYEMVLARLSDGGYIIADNTLWDGHVLEEQPHRTDLQTIGIKAFNDLVAADNRVEKVILPLRDGLTIIRKK
- the rpsO gene encoding 30S ribosomal protein S15: MYLDAAKKQEIFGKYGKSNTDTGSAEAQIALFSYRIAHLTEHMKLNRKDYSTERALTMLVGKRRALLNYLKDRDINRYRAIVQELGLRK
- a CDS encoding DUF4251 domain-containing protein: MKTAKLILLCLSGMLAMQSATAQSRSEKKAQTERNVREAINADHYKINVDYMQPMKGRSRALTSDYSIEIRNDSVFSYLPYFGVAYNVPYGGGKGLIFNAPITGYRKESLKKGKTRIDFKTGNEEDKYEYSLTIYSDGSANIHIQPMNRQAISYSGELDIKE
- the rbfA gene encoding 30S ribosome-binding factor RbfA, with product METTRQNKIARLLQKELSDIFLLQTKSMPGILISVSAVRISPDMSVARAYLSVFPSERSEEIIKNVNANMKSIRFELGTRVRHQLRIIPELKFFVDDSLDYLERIDELLK
- a CDS encoding GNAT family N-acetyltransferase yields the protein MVYIETPRLILRDWKEEDFVPFAEMNGNPSVMEFFLHPLSGEESRNLFDTVRNEFLQYGYGGYAIEQKSDGAFVGFTGFHNFMFDVDFAPGIEILWRLKQEYWGRGYATEAAKSCLAYAKENLPFSMVRAFTSLTNKRSQRVMQKIGMEFEKNFMHPAVPDGHLLKEHVLYKVQL
- a CDS encoding AMP-binding protein, whose product is MLYERTLGQWLEHWATTTPDKEYIVYSDRNLRFTWSQFNRRVDDMAKGLIAIGVERGTHVGIWAANVPDWLTLLYACAKIGAVYVTVNTNYKQAELEYLCENSDMHTLCIVNGEKDSDFVQMTYTMLPELKTCQRGHLKSERFPYMKNVIYVGQEKHRGMYNTSEILLLGDNVEDTRLNELKSRVSCHDVVNMQYTSGTTGFPKGVMLTHYNITNNGFLTGEHMKFTAADKLCCCVPLFHCFGVVLATMNCLTHGCTQVMVERFNPLVVLASIHKERCTALYGVPTMFIAELHHPMFDLFDMSSLRTGIMAGSLCPVELMKQVEEKMYMKVTSVYGLTEAAPGMTATRIDDSFDVRCNTVGRDFEHTEVKVIDPETGEECPVGVQGEMCNRGYNTMKGYYKNPQATAEVIDKNGFLHSGDLGVKDEDGNYRITGRIKDMIIRGGENIYPREIEEFLYQLEGVKDVQVAGIPSKKYGEAVGAFIIRHEGADLHESDVRDFCIGKISRYKIPKYIFFVKEFPMTGSGKIQKFKLKDIGLQLCKEQGIEII
- a CDS encoding 5'-methylthioadenosine/adenosylhomocysteine nucleosidase, with the protein product MTIGVISAMDSEHRQLAERLQEKKVADYGNLHYVEGMLGSNRVILTQCGIGKVNAAVGATELIRRFAPDCIVSTGVAGGIDACLKVTDVVASDSLAYHDVWCGDGNEYGQVQGLPAVYKGCAPLLEHALSLNKTGLESRIHSGLICTGDRFITNRTELDAIKRRFPAGLAVDMESAAIAQTCYLYGIPFLSFRIISDTPGVEDHSSQYADFWGTMAERSFLTTWTFLSTLPDNL